gcctcgaaggcttgtggagagtcgtgttcatctaacatggtatcaaagtcatgccctaaacttagtcatgtcttgagcctcgaaggcttatggagagtcgtgttaatctaacatggtattagaatcatgtcctaaacttagtcatgcctCGAGCCTCGAAAGCTTGTGGAAAGTCATGTtgatctaacatggtattagagtcatgccctaagcTTCAAAGGCTTGTGGAGAGTCatattcatctaacatggtatcagagtcatgccctaaacttagtcatgcctTGAGCCTCGAAAgcttgtggagagtcgtgttcatctaacatggtatcaaagttatgCCTTAGACTTAGTCATGCCCTGAGCCTCGAAGgcttgtggagagtcgtattcatctaacatggtataagagtcatgTCTTAAGCTTAGTCATGCCCTGAGCCACAAAGACATAGTcaaaaagtggaaaaaaaagcccaaaaccctaattcttaCAATTTTGTGCtctaattattacaaaatttattagacgAAAAATTAAACGGAAAGCAAAGAGAGGGACATTATTATATGTCGcgtcaacattttttataatatataataaaatgttattttaaaaatatttgttaaactttagattaaatatatttttgatatttttgtttaggCAACAACGGGTTATGTGGAGAGCCACTAGCACCATGCAAATCATCCACAAAGAACTGGTCGATTCTCATCGGAGTATTCTCCGCCGCAGCCGCCGCCTTAGTCCTCTTTATCCTCCTCCTCTGCTGCTTTCTCCGGCCACCCAAATTGTTCCTCTCTCCGAAATTCCTCTTCAGAAGGCCGGAAAAGACCCACCAATATTCCTCGACAGACTCGGAAGATAACTCGAAGACGAACGGTCCGACCGGGTCGGTTTTGTGCTTTCTGCGAACCGACCAGCCGCGGTTCGACCTCCAAGAACTTCTTCGCGCCCAGGCCAAAGTTCTCGGCAGTGGGAGCTTTGCGTCGTGCTATAAAGCAGTGCTTTCAAACGGGTTGGCGGTGGTGGTGAAGAGATTCCGGCAAATGAACGCCGCCGGAAAAGACGAGTTTTACAGCCACATGCGGCGGCTTGGACGGCTGTCTCATCCCAATTTACTGCCGGTTGTTGCGTTTTATTATGGGAAGGATGATAAGCTTTTGGTGTCCAAATTTGTTCCTAATGGCAGCTTGGCTACTCACCTCTGTGGTacgttttatttatttattgtccattttgagtataagctcggGTACTAATGAAAGtgtattttttacttataaattcacgATCGTTCCCTAAATTAGGCAATACAGGTCTAAACTGGAGGCGGAggataaaaatcataaaaggaGTAGCAAGAGGTCTATCGTATCTCCACAAAGAGCTCCCAAATTCGAGCGTCCCACATGGCCATTTAAAATCCTCCAACGTCCTTCTCGACCAAGACTTCACTCCAATTCTATCCGATTACGCCCTTTTCCCTCTCCTCCAAGAATCCCACGCCTACCACCACATGTCCGCCTTCAAGTCTCCAGACTTCGCTGCCCATCACGACCGCACCTCGAAATCCACCGACGTCTGGAGCCTCGGAATTTTGATCCTCGAGACTCTCACTGGCAAGTCCCCAGCCAACTATCTCCACCAAGGCAATGGCACCAACGCCGACATTGCTGCTTGGGTTGACACCGTCGTCCGAGAGGAATGGACGGCGGAGGTGTTCGATAACGATATTGTTGGCCGAGGACgtggggaggaggaggaggatggGCGTTGGGAATGTAACGGAGAGATGTTGAAGCTTTTGAAGATTGGGATGTGTTGTTGTGAGCGGGATATTGGGAAGAGATGGGGATTGAAACAGGCGGttgaaaaaattgagttgaatttgaacGAGGACGAGGACGACGACGAGTACTATTCTTCTTACGGGAGTTTCTATTCTAATTCTTCTAACTTCAAAGCGGCCGTTCCCGAGGatgaattttccttttttgagcTAGACATTGCTCGGAAGGCTAAAACAATAACTGATAGTTATGcatgtaaaacataatttaaaaggtGCCTCAGTATTGAACGAATAACGGATAGGTAGATTACGAACTCATATCAAATGATTATTAAAACGTCGTAGCAGCAACGTTGTATAtaagttattttcttttataatttttgaaaatatatatgtgaattttaattattattatttctttttcgataattaattttaattccataatttttatttaatcataaataatataaagtatttttaaaatttttttattatacgTTTGACCGGTGAAgtttcattatttatattaatgatttaaaaaaaattatttatatttttaataattttatttcgtgatttaattttagataattattgactattttatttttattttccagttagattattaaaataattatacgaaatatttaaaaggCATTTGAAACGTGGGCCTCATTCGGCCCATTTCATTACGCTTTTAGTTAGAGAATTGGTCAGCGACTGAGCTCAgtatccactccctttggcGCGCGCGGTTTTTCCAGTTCTCGATTTCGTTTGGTTCCCGCCGTCGACATTCACATTTCCGTTTCCCGGCGAGCTCGTTACTTCATCTCTCTGTGGACGCCGGTGCTCTTCCGACCTTCTTCTAGGTAAAAATGGTTCTTCGCTTTCTTTGCCTGAGATTAAAATTGTCGCCTTGGATTGTTTTGATTCTTATACTCGGAACTGAAACTGGTGTATGCGCAATCTAAGACTAGGTTTTAAGAATGAAGCTCAATGTTTACAATTTAGTTcagattattattttttgatgtTACTGCTTCGATGACCGTCAGGGTTGTTCCATGGCTTGGTGGGAAGGCGTCGAGGAAACTCGTATCCTCATTGCCCCTGGTAGGTCCgcgttttatttatttttcatgttcttgatcTCGCCATTTCTTACGGTACtcacttatttcattttaattttggaaattttgacTCAGTTAGATTTCTCTTGCTCTATTACAGATCATggagtaaaagaaaatggtacTGGATGCCTGCTTTCACTTCGCCATCCAAAATCAGGTAATTCAAGGAACT
The nucleotide sequence above comes from Cucurbita pepo subsp. pepo cultivar mu-cu-16 chromosome LG11, ASM280686v2, whole genome shotgun sequence. Encoded proteins:
- the LOC111805497 gene encoding pollen receptor-like kinase 4, whose amino-acid sequence is MPKPCLFLFFFLLFNPPPPTSAAAAAAAESLLRFRSSLTNAAALSNWNSSVPLCADARHYWAGLICKNGQLYGLRLEHMGLGGTVDVAPLAELPTLRTLSLMNNGLQGPMPDVKQIGALRALYLSDNNFSGWISGEEFEGMGNLKKLYLGRNRFSGEIPASLVKLKGLVDLGLEGNLFGGRIPDFEERDWKYLNFSGNRLVGPIPSGFKNSNFTSFFGNNGLCGEPLAPCKSSTKNWSILIGVFSAAAAALVLFILLLCCFLRPPKLFLSPKFLFRRPEKTHQYSSTDSEDNSKTNGPTGSVLCFLRTDQPRFDLQELLRAQAKVLGSGSFASCYKAVLSNGLAVVVKRFRQMNAAGKDEFYSHMRRLGRLSHPNLLPVVAFYYGKDDKLLVSKFVPNGSLATHLCGNTGLNWRRRIKIIKGVARGLSYLHKELPNSSVPHGHLKSSNVLLDQDFTPILSDYALFPLLQESHAYHHMSAFKSPDFAAHHDRTSKSTDVWSLGILILETLTGKSPANYLHQGNGTNADIAAWVDTVVREEWTAEVFDNDIVGRGRGEEEEDGRWECNGEMLKLLKIGMCCCERDIGKRWGLKQAVEKIELNLNEDEDDDEYYSSYGSFYSNSSNFKAAVPEDEFSFFELDIARKAKTITDSYACKT